CTGACGGTAAACGTCTTGCCCGTGCCCGTTGCACCGAGCAGCGTCTGATAGGGATCTCCCCGAAGGGCGCCCTTCGTCAACTCGTCGATAGCCCGGGGTTGGTCTCCGGTGGGGACAAACGAGGCCTGGATTTCGAAGCGGCGTTCGGCGTCGGCAGCGGACATGGAGAAGGGTTTGAAAGGGCGGTTTTTGAATCGGCTGTACAGGGCGATGCGCGCGGTCAGCGGAGGAGACTAACATACCCGCATGGGATTTCGTAAGTTGCGTCCATTACACGATGCTAGGGCATGGAACTGGATAATCAGCAAGCGCGCGAGGCGGCCTGGGGAGACATACTCGCCGGCGGGCCACCCTCCAGCGAAAAATTTGACCGACTCAACGCCTACGCCGAACGCGCCGTCAACGACGCGCCGCGACAGGTGCTGACGTGGGTGCCCGCTCTGATCGAAGAGGCACGTCTCGCGGGGGACCCCTATCCTGAGCGGTACGGATACTGGATTCAGGCGATGGCCTTTCACATCTTGTCCGACTATGACGAGGCCATGGCGGTACTCCGAGAGGGCATGGCGCTCGCCGAGGCCATCGAGGATCGGCAACTGCAGGCCGGCATGTTGGGCGGGTACGCCGGCGTCTACCTGAGCCTGGGCGACTTCGAGAAGGCGCTTTCGTACGGGCAGCGGGCCATCGACGTACTCTCAGACGGCAGCCATGGCATGTACCGCGGCTGGCTATTGCATGGTTTCGGGGTAGGCTATTTTGAGATGGGCGACCTCGATCGGGCGCTCGGTTATTACGATCAGAGCCTCGCTCTGTTCGAGGCGGAGGGTTTCGGCATCGGCACGGCCCGGGCGCTGACGGGTATCGGAGCGGTCCACCAGCGCCGGGGCGATCGTGCGCGGGCTGTGGAGTATTTCCAGCGCGCGTTGTCCCTGTTTCGCGAGGAAGATAACGTCAACGGCGAAGCGCGGGCCCTGCACGATCTCGGGTGTTTGTGCCTGGAGGAAGGACGGTTTGAGGAGGCCGAGGCGTACCTGTTGGACGGCCTCGCGATCCGCCGGCAGATCGATAACACGCGGGCCGTGAGCACCAGTCTACTCCACATCGGCCGGCTCTATATTCGCATGCGACGCTACGATGAGGCCGAGGCCGTCCTCCAGCGGTCGCTCGCCATCGCGGAGGGGTTGGGCGTGGAGACGCGCATCTACGAATCTCATGAAGCGCTGGCCCAGCTCTACGAGGTGCGGGGCGATTCGATGACGGCGCTCGACCATTACAAGGCTTACCACGCCTCGAAAGAGCGTGTGTTCAGCGAGGAACTGCGCGTCAAGATGAGCCATCTACAGATCCGTCTCGCGGTGGATCAGACGGAGCGTGAGGCCGCCTGGATACGGGAGCAGAACGCCCTGCTTCAGGAGAAAAACGGACGGCTCGAAGATCTCCTGGCCGAGCTTAACGCCGCGCAGGATCAGTTGATACAGAGCGAAAAGATGATTTCGCTGGGTCAGCTTACGGCCGGCATCGCACACGAGATCAAAAATCCGCTCAATTTCGTCAATAATTTTGCTGCGCTGTCCGTCGAGCTGGTCGAGGAACTCATCACCTTCCTCGATGCCCATCCCGAAGCCCCGGTTCGGCAGGTGCGCGAGCAACTGGCGGATGTGTTGAACAACCTCGGGGAAAACGCGAGCCGGATCCAGCAGCACGGCAAACGGGCGGATCGGATCGTGCACGGCATGCTTCAGCACGCTCGGGGGGCGTCGGGCGAATGGCGCGAGGTGGACCTCAACCTGCTCCTCGACGAATACGCCGGCCTGGCCTATCACGGCGCTCGCGCCCGGGATTCGAGCTTCAACGTGACGATCGATAAGCGCTTCGACACGGCCGTCGGGCAGGTGCGCATGGTGCCCCAGGACATTGGGCGCGTGCTGCTCAATCTGCTGAGTAATGCGTTCCATGCCGTGAACGCCCGGCGCCAGCGAGGCGATGCCGGCTACGCCCCCCGCGTCCAGCTGGTCACGCGGCGGGAAGGCGATAGCGTCATTGTCCGAGTAGAAGATAACGGCATCGGGATCCCCGAGACGCTTTATCCCCGTATATTCAACCCGTTTTTTACCACCAAGCCGCCCGGCGAAGGGACTGGACTGGGGCTGTCGCTCAGCTACGATATTGTCACCCAGGGACATCGTGGGGCGCTCCAGGCCGATCCGTCCGTCGTAGACGGGGCGGCTTTTGAAATGACCCTGCCCACGGGCGCCACCTCGCCGGCGTGAGGCGGCGCGAAACATCGGGCGTTGCGCCCGTACGTGTATGCAACGCGACACCCTTCACGTGCTCGTCGTCGACGACGAGGAAGACATGCAATGGTTGTTCCGTCAGCATTTCCGGAAGGAAATCAAGGCGAATACCCTTTCATTCCACTTCGCGCTTTCGGGTGAGGATGCACTGACGTATATGCGCTCGCTCAAACGGGCGGACATCGTGCTGGTGTTGTCCGACATCAATATGCCGGGGATGACGGGGCTGGAGTTGCTCAAGTGGCTCAAGCAGGAGTATGCCGGCGTGCCCGTGCACATCATCACTGCCTACGGCGACGAGCAAAACTACCGCTCCGCCATGCAGTATGGCGCGGACGGCTATCTCACAAAACCCATCGACTTCGCAGAGTTGAAGCAGACGATCGTGAGGATGACGGCGTAGATGGAAGCACCCAGAAAAATACTCGTGGTGGACGACGAGCCCGATCTGGGCGCGTTGATCCGTCAGAAATTTCGGAAGGAAATCCGCGCCGGCGATTATGACTTCGTCATGGCGTTGGATGGGTACGAGGCGCTCGATCGGCTCAACGAAGATCGCGACATCGAGATCGTACTGACCGATATCAACATGCCGCGGATGGATGGGTTGACGTTGTTGACCCACATCAGCCGGCTCGAACGGCTATTGCAGGCCGTCGTGGTGTCCGCCTATGGCGATCTCGACAACATTCGCCAGGCGATGAACCGGGGGTCATTCGACTTTCTGATGAAGCCGATCGATCTGCATGACCTCGAAATCACCATCAAAAAAGCCATCGACATTGTCGATGAACGCCGGCGGGCCCGACGGGTCCGCGAGACGTTCGGCCGGTACCTGTCGGACGAGGTCGCGTCCGCGCTGCTCGACAATCCGGACGCCTGGCGGCTGGGCGGTGAAAAGCGCCCCGTGACGATCCTCATGTCCGATCTCCGCGGCTTCTCGAATGTGTCGGAACGGCTGCCGCCGGAAGTAGTGGTCGACATTCTGAATACCTATCTCGGGAAGATGGCCGACGTCATCGCCGCGTACAATGGCACGATCGACGAGTTTATCGGAGACGCGATCCTGGTCGTTTTTGGCGCCCCGTTACAGCGGCCGGACGACGCCGAGCGGGCCGTGGCGTGTGCGCTGGCCATGCAGCGTGAGATGGCCGTGGTGAACGAGGTGATGCACGCCCGCGGGTGGCCGGCGCTCGAAATGGGCATCGGCATCAACACCGGCGAGGTTGTCGTGGGCAACATTGGATCGGCCAAACGCGCCAAGTACGGTGTCGTCGGGAGCCACGTCAACCTGACATCCCGCATCGAGTCCTACACCGTCGGCGGGCAGATCCTGCTGTCGGAGGGGACGCGGACCGCGGCCGGCGGGGGCCTGGTCATCGGCCGGCGGATGGAGGTGTCGACCAAGGGGTTCGCCGAGCCCATCGCGTTGTACGAGGTGGAAGGGATCGGGCCGCCCTACGACCTGTATCTCGCCGGCGAGGCCGATCCGCTCGTCGACCTCGCGGCGCCGTATCCCCTCCATTACATGGTGTTTGATGGAAAACACGTGACCGGTCGGCGCTCGGAAGGCGCGTTGTTGGCGCTCTCTCATCGAACGGCCCTGGTCCAGCTCTCCGCGCCCGTGCAGGTGTTGGAGAATGTACGTGTGGATATCGCATGGCACAGGGGCGACGAGCCGGCGTCGGGTGATCTGTATGCGAAGGTGACTGAAGCCGACGCCGGCCGGCAGACGGCGTTGCTCCGCTTCACGGCCATCCCCGAAGATGTCGCCAGCGCCCTCCGCGCGCTGATCGATCCCACACAATCCATGTGAACGCCATCATGCCCTTCGATATACTGGTCGTCGACGACGAGCCGGACCTCGAGTTGCTCATTCGACAGCGCTTCCGGAAACGGATTCGGGCCGAGGAATGGGCGTTCCACTTCGCGCAGAACGGGTTTCAGGCGCTGGATGTCCTGCAGGAGCAACCCCAGATCCAGCTCATCCTGACCGACATCAACATGCCCGGCATGGACGGGCTCACGCTGCTGGATCGGCTCCAGGGGATGGATCGCTTGCTGAAAGCGGTCGTCGTGTCGGCGTATGGGGACATGAGCAACATCCGCGTCGCCATGAACCGCGGCGCGTACGACTTCGTGACGAAGCCCGTCGATTTCGACGATCTGGAGCGGACGATCGACAAAGGGGTGCGGGAGCTGCGGGTGGTTGGCGAGGCGCTGAACGACCAGCGCGCGCTCCTCGATCTCCAGAAAGAACTATCCGTGGCCCGACGGATTCAGCGGGCGTTTCTGCCGGCGGAAACCCTCGAAACCGAACAGATTTCGATGCATGCATTCCTGGAGCCGGCGCGGGAGGTGGGTGGAGATTTCTACGACTTCTTCAAGATCGGGGACGACCGGATGGGGGTGGTCATCGGCGACGTATCCGGGAAAGGGGTGTCGGCGGCGCTGTTCATGGCGATCACGCGCACGCTGGTCCAGGCGGTGGCGATGCACGTCGATGCGCCGGGCGACATCGCCGAGCGGGTCAACCGGATGTTGTATCCGCAGAGCCTATCGGAAGTGTTCGTGACGGCGGTTATCGGCATCCTGGAGCTTTCGAGCGGGCAGTTCACCTATGTCACCGCCGGACACCCGGCGCCCTGCCTGGTGACGGCGGACGGCGGCGTCTCGACCCTCGAGCGGACGCGGGGCGTCGGGTTGTGTATGGTGAGTTCCTTTACCTTCGCGGAGGCCGCCGTTCGATTGGCGCCAGGCGATACCTTGTTTCTGTACACGGACGGCATCACGGAGGCTGTGGGCGAGAAGGGCGCCTTTTTCGAGGAGGTGCGTTTGATGGCCTCGCTGGGGTCGCGGGGCGGCGCCGAGGCGATCCTGCGTGGTGTACGCGAGGCGGTGAGCACCTTCACGGCCGGGCAGGCCCAGTTCGACGACCTGACGGCGCTCGCGTTGACGTACCGGGGCTGAAGAATCGGCGTCTCCTGATGCCGGCCTCGATAGACGACTTCGTTACATGCAGATAAAAATATTCACCACCGGCGGCACCATCGACAAGGTGTACTTCGACGCCAAAAGCGAATTCGCCGTCGGCGATCCTCAGATCACGCGCATCCTGTCGGATGCCGGCGTGGTGGTCTCTTACGCCATCGAGCGGTTGTTATCCAAGGATAGCCTGGAGATTACCGACGCGGACCGGGCGCTGATGCTGGAACGGGTCTCGCACGAATCCGCGCCGCATATTCTGATAACACACGGGACCGATACGATGGTAGATACGGCGCGGGTGCTCGAAGCCGTGCCCAATAAAACGATTGTCCTGGTCGGTTCGCTCAGCCCCGCCCGGTTTAAGAACAGCGACGCCGAGTTTAACATCGGTTTTGCGCTCGCCACCGTCCAGGCCATGCCCCCCGGCGTCTACATCGCGATGAATGGACGCATCTTTTCGTCGGGTTCGGTTCGGAAAAATCGGGAGAAAAATTGTTTTGAGTCCACCGCTCCATGAGTTCGCTCCCGTTTTATAGGTTTTACCACCCGTGGCCGATACTGCAAGGGCCTACCCCTTCGGATCGCCCGTTTGTGCAGCTCCCCTGCCCGCCTTCCCCCCGGGGTTATATAAAAAAGACCACCAAACCCGGAAGTTGCTGTGCAGTCTACTCTGGAGATCGATCAGTTGAGCGCCCGCTTCGCGCTTGGCCGGCAGGTTACATTTGTTGAAGGCCCCGGCGGTTTGCCGATGATTGAGCTGGCGCACGATCAGGCCCGCGCCACGGTGTCGTTGTACGGGGGGCAGGTGCTGAAATTCCAGCCCGCCGGCGCCGAGCCGGTGCTCTGGATGAGCGAAAAGAGCCATTTTGAAGAGGGCCGCGCCATCCGCGGCGGCATCCCGCTTTGCTGGCCCTGGTTCGGACCGTCGCTTCTGGACGACACGCTGCCCAATCACGGTTTCGTACGAAACCGGATGTGGGACGTGCGCGCCACACGGATCGTGGACGGCGAAGCCGCGCAGGTCCGCCTGGGGTTGTCGGACGACGCGGAGTCCCTCCGGATGTGGCCGCATCCCTTTGACCTCGAACTCGTCATCACCGTCGACACCGCGCTTACCGTCGAACTCATCGTTCGTAATACCGGCCACTTCGCGTTTGTCTGCGGCGGCGCGCTCCACACGTACCTGATCGTCGGCAACGTCGGCGATGTGCAGGTACACGGGCTGGAAGGCCTGTCGTACATCGATCAGCTCCGCCCCGACACGCTCAACCGGCAGGAGGGGCCCATCGTTTTTCGTGGCGAAGTGGACAACATCTACCTCGACACCACCGGTCCATGCGTCCTGGAGGATCCGAACCTCCATCGCCGGATCGTCGTGGAAAAAACCGGCAGCCGGTCGACGGTCGTCTGGAATCCCTGGGTCGCGAAGGCCCGCCGCATGGCCGATTTCGGCGACGAGGAGTACCTCGAGATGGTGTGTATCGAAACCGCCAACGCCGGCCGGGACCTCGTCTCCGTCACCCCCCGCGGCCAACACCGCCTCAAGACCACCCTCCGCGTGATGCCCCTGTAGGCCGGGTTAGGCCGAAGGCCGTAACCCGGCATTTGCCACCGGTTGGGTTTGTGGATATTCGTCAATTCGCCGAGTTGGCGTAATCGTCAATTCGCCGAGTTGGCGTATTCGTCGATTCGCCGGGGGCGTGGTGTTGGATGTTCGCCGGGGGCGTGGTATTGGATGTTCGCCGGGGGCGTGGTGCTGGATGTTCGCCGGGGGCGTGGTGCTGGATGTTCGCCGGGGGCGTGGTGCTGGATGTTCGCCTTTTGCCATACGGGCTTTTGCCATTCTTTCTGTCTGGATTTGTGGCTGGCGCTTGCCTACCTTTCTGGACGGCTTCGCCCGGTGATCCTCCCTTTTGATTCGATTTGGACGCTGGTCTGCCGCGGCATTATCTCTGCAAGCGTTCAGACATGGCAAAAAACGATCGTCGGGTAGAAGCAATGACCGGCGCAGGCTGGTGCCTGATTCCGATGGTCGCCACGCCATGACGGCAAAAGAGGCCGATGAAGCCTTCGAGCCGCCGGCGCTGCTCCGCGAAGCCGATTGGGACGATCTTGTGCCCCGGTTGCGCCTCTGGGCGCACCATTTTCACCGACGCTACCTGGGCCAGATCCGTTCGGCTCCCTCACCGGACGACCTGGTTCAGGAGGCGATCGTGAAGCTGTACACCGGCCGGCGCCGGCTGCCCGAGGACGTCCCGCTCCTCACCGTGCTGATCAACAACATCCAGAGCGACATCTGGAACTGGCTCACCCGCGAGGGTTTCACGAGCAAGGACAGCAAAGGCAAGGGGCGGAAAGGCTGGGGACGCCACACCGCGCTGGAGGAGTGGATGGCCGACCACGAGCGCCCCTCCCTACCTTCAGAGGTCGCTCGAAAGCATCTGCAGGAGTCCATCAAACGACGATTCGCCGGCGACGAGCTGGTTCTTCAGATGGTCGATCTCCTCTTCGCCGATCCGCTCCTGCGGCCGCGCGATCTGGCGAACCTGTTGAAGACGTCGGTGCTTGAAATAAATAAAGCGCAGAAGCGCCTCAAACGCGGGGCGCTGGGATTAAAAGACGCACTCTGACTTACTCCGGAACGGACAGCCCCATGGCCAAACGAGCCCACCGCACCCCCGACGACGCGTCGACCCCCGACGCCTCCGCCTGGCTGGATAACCGCCACGACGACGGCCTGCTCGATCTCGATGTACTTGCCGCCATGCCGGCGGCCGACGTACGGGCTGAACTCCGCGCCCACGGCGGCGGCGAGGATGCGGCGTTTATGGCGGCATTGAAGCAGCGGCTGGGCAGCCTCGAGCCGGCAACGGCGCGCCCTCCCGTACGAGAGGCGGACCGCTCGCCGGTGGTGCAACGCCGGCGCGTGAAGGTGTTCGGGTTTCGCGGCGCGCTGATCTTTTCGGCCTGTGTGTTGGTGGCCGTGTCACTTGGACCGATCACCTTTAGAAAGATCACGTCTATCCAGAACCCGGCCCTGGCCATCGATCCGGCGATCCCGAGCGTCGATCCGGCATCCATCCCCCCGACGCGCCTCGAAGGGCCGGCGCCGGGCGAGCTGGTGAAAGGGGTGAAGTACGTGCTGGTGGGGCTGGGGCGCGCGGCGTTGAACACGCCGCTCCCAAACAATCCGGGATCGCTGCAGGCTTCCTATCAGCTCCGGATGATGGTCGACCCCCAGGGGAATGTGGTCGGGCTGGAGTCGCTTTCCGAAGGTACGGATGCGTTCGAGCCGGTGGTGATCGATTCGCTCCTGCGCTGGCGCTTCGGGCCAGGCCGCGATGGTGGCCCGCGCACAAATGCCGGGACGATTACGATTCTCTACAGCCCCGAATGATGGGCAGATCATGAAACACTGCTGGCGGACCGGGTGTGCTGTTGTAGTGCGTTAATTTGTGATCTGAAATCAGTAATCTACGATAAGCGGCTCGCCGGCGATGGCACTAGGGGTGCGAGAGCGCCGGTGAGGGCGCGGGCGACGAGCAGACGCAGTTCTTCGTTGAGGTAGATCACTTCCGTGTAGACGATCTGCTGCTCGGGGCTAAGGGCGTCGTACGACGTGGTCAGCGACCCTTCGAATTCATCGGTGAGGCGGGCTACTAACGCCTCAATCGAGGCGGCTAGCTCCACGTTACGACCCGCCGAAGCCTGGATCAGCGCTTCTTGATGATGGGTCAGTTCGTCCAGAATGGACGCCATGGGGCGTTCGCGAAAGAGGACGCGGGTGCTATGACCCGTAGCCTCATTCGGTGAGGCGGCAATGGCTTCGAGGCCGTATGACGGATAGCGGGCCAGCTCGGAGGCCGGCGTTTCAGGCGCACAGGCGCTCAGCGCAAGGAGTCCGAGTACATAAAGCGAGCGGTTTTTCACGTCGGTACGGGCTAACAGGAGCGATTCACAGGCGGGCGCTTCCCGCTTCGACACCGTTGTATTCTATCCGGCTCTGCTTTTTTGCCGCATTCACCGGAGGTCAGTGAGGAGCTTGGCCTGTCCGGGGGGAAACGTGCGAAAGGGGGCGACCGGGATAAGACAGCCTGCTTGCAGGAAATATGCCCTCTTCAAGCATGCGAAAAAACTTCATACAGGCGCCCGAGGCCGAGGGCGGCTTTTTGCCGTACCGAGGTCGTACTTCGGTGAGAACAGCCCGTAATTTTGGGATCGGCGGGGAGGTTACCGCAAGAGGTGACGCAGGTTGGGGAGATACTTTTCGAACGACCCCGTGTTAAAAGTAACGACGCGGTCGCCGGCGCGGATGACGCCGCGGTCGACAAGGGAAGGAAGTGCCGCCAGGCAGGCAGCTCCTTCCGGGCTGATCCACCAGCCTTTTGTCTTGTAGGTCTGGCGCAGCGCCGATTCAATGTCCGCCTCAGCAACGCCCAGGGCGAGCCCCTGGCTTTCGTAGAGGATCTCTAGCACCCGGAAGTGTCCCACGCCGCCGGGGACGTTGATGCCTGTGGCAATGGTGTCGCCGGCCGTGACGGGCGCGGCGTCGCGCAGGCCCGCTTCGAAGGCGCGGACGAGCGGGGCCGTGCGGTCGCTCTGGACCGAGACGATGCGCGGCCTCCTGCCGTCGATCAGGCCGAGGGCTTCCAGTTCATCAAATGCCTTCCACATCCCCAGGATGCCCGTCCCGCCTCCCGTGGGGTAGACGACCACGTCCGGCAACGACCAGCGGCCGCCGGGTTCGCTCGGCTCCGCGATCTCCAGCCCC
This DNA window, taken from Rhodothermales bacterium, encodes the following:
- a CDS encoding tetratricopeptide repeat protein, with the protein product MELDNQQAREAAWGDILAGGPPSSEKFDRLNAYAERAVNDAPRQVLTWVPALIEEARLAGDPYPERYGYWIQAMAFHILSDYDEAMAVLREGMALAEAIEDRQLQAGMLGGYAGVYLSLGDFEKALSYGQRAIDVLSDGSHGMYRGWLLHGFGVGYFEMGDLDRALGYYDQSLALFEAEGFGIGTARALTGIGAVHQRRGDRARAVEYFQRALSLFREEDNVNGEARALHDLGCLCLEEGRFEEAEAYLLDGLAIRRQIDNTRAVSTSLLHIGRLYIRMRRYDEAEAVLQRSLAIAEGLGVETRIYESHEALAQLYEVRGDSMTALDHYKAYHASKERVFSEELRVKMSHLQIRLAVDQTEREAAWIREQNALLQEKNGRLEDLLAELNAAQDQLIQSEKMISLGQLTAGIAHEIKNPLNFVNNFAALSVELVEELITFLDAHPEAPVRQVREQLADVLNNLGENASRIQQHGKRADRIVHGMLQHARGASGEWREVDLNLLLDEYAGLAYHGARARDSSFNVTIDKRFDTAVGQVRMVPQDIGRVLLNLLSNAFHAVNARRQRGDAGYAPRVQLVTRREGDSVIVRVEDNGIGIPETLYPRIFNPFFTTKPPGEGTGLGLSLSYDIVTQGHRGALQADPSVVDGAAFEMTLPTGATSPA
- a CDS encoding response regulator — protein: MQRDTLHVLVVDDEEDMQWLFRQHFRKEIKANTLSFHFALSGEDALTYMRSLKRADIVLVLSDINMPGMTGLELLKWLKQEYAGVPVHIITAYGDEQNYRSAMQYGADGYLTKPIDFAELKQTIVRMTA
- a CDS encoding adenylate/guanylate cyclase domain-containing protein translates to MEAPRKILVVDDEPDLGALIRQKFRKEIRAGDYDFVMALDGYEALDRLNEDRDIEIVLTDINMPRMDGLTLLTHISRLERLLQAVVVSAYGDLDNIRQAMNRGSFDFLMKPIDLHDLEITIKKAIDIVDERRRARRVRETFGRYLSDEVASALLDNPDAWRLGGEKRPVTILMSDLRGFSNVSERLPPEVVVDILNTYLGKMADVIAAYNGTIDEFIGDAILVVFGAPLQRPDDAERAVACALAMQREMAVVNEVMHARGWPALEMGIGINTGEVVVGNIGSAKRAKYGVVGSHVNLTSRIESYTVGGQILLSEGTRTAAGGGLVIGRRMEVSTKGFAEPIALYEVEGIGPPYDLYLAGEADPLVDLAAPYPLHYMVFDGKHVTGRRSEGALLALSHRTALVQLSAPVQVLENVRVDIAWHRGDEPASGDLYAKVTEADAGRQTALLRFTAIPEDVASALRALIDPTQSM
- a CDS encoding SpoIIE family protein phosphatase, whose product is MPFDILVVDDEPDLELLIRQRFRKRIRAEEWAFHFAQNGFQALDVLQEQPQIQLILTDINMPGMDGLTLLDRLQGMDRLLKAVVVSAYGDMSNIRVAMNRGAYDFVTKPVDFDDLERTIDKGVRELRVVGEALNDQRALLDLQKELSVARRIQRAFLPAETLETEQISMHAFLEPAREVGGDFYDFFKIGDDRMGVVIGDVSGKGVSAALFMAITRTLVQAVAMHVDAPGDIAERVNRMLYPQSLSEVFVTAVIGILELSSGQFTYVTAGHPAPCLVTADGGVSTLERTRGVGLCMVSSFTFAEAAVRLAPGDTLFLYTDGITEAVGEKGAFFEEVRLMASLGSRGGAEAILRGVREAVSTFTAGQAQFDDLTALALTYRG
- a CDS encoding asparaginase domain-containing protein, producing the protein MQIKIFTTGGTIDKVYFDAKSEFAVGDPQITRILSDAGVVVSYAIERLLSKDSLEITDADRALMLERVSHESAPHILITHGTDTMVDTARVLEAVPNKTIVLVGSLSPARFKNSDAEFNIGFALATVQAMPPGVYIAMNGRIFSSGSVRKNREKNCFESTAP
- a CDS encoding D-hexose-6-phosphate mutarotase translates to MQSTLEIDQLSARFALGRQVTFVEGPGGLPMIELAHDQARATVSLYGGQVLKFQPAGAEPVLWMSEKSHFEEGRAIRGGIPLCWPWFGPSLLDDTLPNHGFVRNRMWDVRATRIVDGEAAQVRLGLSDDAESLRMWPHPFDLELVITVDTALTVELIVRNTGHFAFVCGGALHTYLIVGNVGDVQVHGLEGLSYIDQLRPDTLNRQEGPIVFRGEVDNIYLDTTGPCVLEDPNLHRRIVVEKTGSRSTVVWNPWVAKARRMADFGDEEYLEMVCIETANAGRDLVSVTPRGQHRLKTTLRVMPL